From the genome of Populus alba chromosome 10, ASM523922v2, whole genome shotgun sequence, one region includes:
- the LOC118043202 gene encoding non-classical arabinogalactan protein 30, whose amino-acid sequence MASNQLTIVICSLLLLPLVFPSTAAYNETAPTKPIEKKVDVVVEGMVYCQSCKYSGSWSLTGAKPIPSAKVSVICKNSNKQVTFYKAFETDAYGYFYANLDGFKMSNNVLDHPLHGCHAKLVSSPLTNCSLLSNVNYGLYGAPLRFKNKVLRGTHYEAVIYAAGPMAFRPAQCTSESHV is encoded by the coding sequence CTCTCTTGCTCCTTCCATTAGTCTTCCCTTCAACAGCTGCCTATAATGAAACTGCTCCAACCAAGCCGATAGAGAAGAAGGTCGATGTGGTGGTTGAAGGCATGGTCTATTGCCAAAGTTGTAAGTATTCTGGATCATGGTCTTTGACGGGGGCTAAGCCAATCCCTTCAGCTAAAGTCAGTGTTATTTGCAAAAACTCCAATAAACAAGTCACTTTCTACAAGGCATTTGAAACTGATGCGTATGGTTACTTCTATGCAAATCTTGATGGCTTCAAGATGAGCAATAATGTTTTGGACCATCCCCTCCATGGTTGCCATGCGAAGCTTGTTTCATCTCCTCTTACAAACTGTAGCCTCCTCTCCAATGTTAACTATGGACTTTATGGCGCTCCACTTAGATTCAAGAACAAGGTGCTGCGAGGAACTCACTATGAAGCTGTGATCTATGCTGCAGGCCCCATGGCTTTCCGTCCAGCTCAGTGCACTTCAGAATCTCATGTCTGA